In the genome of Triticum urartu cultivar G1812 chromosome 5, Tu2.1, whole genome shotgun sequence, one region contains:
- the LOC125509028 gene encoding glucan endo-1,3-beta-glucosidase 5, producing MAAWAALLAVVLALSCARERRLLAADAAVGVNWGTLSSHRAPPAVVVDLLRANRIGKVKLFDADAGVLRALARSGIEVMVGLTNGELAGIAGSPAAADAWVAQNVSRYVGRGGGVDIRYIAVGNEPFLTSYQGQFLSYVIPAMANIQQSLVKANLASYVKLVVPCNADAYEGAVPSQGVFRTELTQIMTQLAAYLSSNGAPFVVNIYPFLSLYQNSDFPEDYAFFEGSTHPLVDGSNVYYNAFDGNFDTLISALGKLGYGQLPIAIGEVGWPTQGAPSANLTAARAFNQGLINRIMSNKGTPLRPGVPPADVYLFGLLDEEQKSTLPGNFERHWGIFSFDGQAKYPLNLGLGNPVLKNAKEVPYLPSRWCVANPAQSLDNASTHLKLACDMADCTTLYYGGSCNGIGEKGNVSFAFNSYYQMQKQDAKSCDFDGHGLITFLDPSMGECRFLVGIDDSKSSAAASCGNCCGVFCGVSIFALWLFMYLRMMSSA from the exons atggccgcctgggcggcgctcCTGGCCGTCGTCCTGGCGCTGTCGTGCGCGCGGGAGCGGCGGCTGCTGGCGGCCGACGCGGCCGTGGGGGTCAACTGGGGCACCCTGTCGTCGCACCGCGCGCcgccggcggtggtggtggaCCTCCTGCGCGCGAACCGGATCGGGAAGGTCAAGCTCTTCGACGCCGACGCCGGCGTGCTGCGCGCGCTCGCGCGCAGCGGCATCGAGGTCATGGTCGGCCTCACCAACGGCGAGCTCGCCGGCATCGCGGGGTCGCCGGCGGCCGCCGACGCCTGGGTCGCGCAGAACGTCTCGCGCTACgtcggccgcggcggcggcgtcgaCATCCG GTATATTGCTGTGGGAAATGAGCCATTTCTGACAAGCTACCAGGGTCAATTTCTGTCATACGTTATTCCAGCAATGGCAAACATTCAGCAATCACTGGTGAAGGCTAATCTTGCTAGCTACGTGAAGCTAGTAGTCCCGTGCAACGCCGACGCATATGAGGGCGCCGTTCCGTCGCAAGGAGTGTTCAGGACTGAATTGACCCAGATAATGACCCAGCTCGCCGCTTATCTCAGTTCAAATGGAGCTCCGTTCGTGGTCAATATCTACCCATTCCTCAGTCTTTACCAGAATTCCGACTTCCCAGAAGATTATGCCTTCTTTGAGGGATCAACTCATCCACTTGTAGATGGCTCCAACGTGTACTACAATGCTTTCGACGGCAATTTCGACACGTTGATTTCTGCTCTGGGTAAACTCGGCTACGGGCAACTACCCATTGCAATTGGTGAGGTGGGTTGGCCGACTCAGGGAGCACCAAGTGCAAACTTGACTGCAGCAAGGGCATTCAACCAAGGGCTCATCAACCGTATCATGAGCAACAAAGGGACTCCCCTCCGCCCTGGTGTACCCCCAGCTGATGTCTATCTTTTTGGCCTTCTTGATGAGGAGCAGAAGAGTACCCTACCTGGAAACTTTGAGCGACACTGGGGGATCTTCTCTTTTGATGGGCAGGCCAAGTACCCGTTAAACCTTGGGTTAGGCAACCCGGTGCTGAAGAATGCTAAAGAGGTGCCCTATCTTCCGTCGCGGTGGTGCGTCGCGAACCCGGCTCAGAGCCTCGACAACGCGTCAACTCACCTGAAGCTTGCTTGCGACATGGCGGATTGCACCACCCTCTACTACGGAGGGTCGTGCAACGGCATCGGGGAGAAGGGCAACGTCTCCTTTGCTTTCAACAGCTACTACCAGATGCAGAAGCAGGATGCCAAGAGCTGTGATTTTGATGGGCATGGGCTGATAACTTTCCTTGATCCATCTATGGGTGAATGCCGCTTTCTTGTTGGCATCGATGATAGCAAGAGCTCTGCGGCTGCCTCTTGTGGCAATTGCTGTGGGGTCTTCTGTGGGGTGTCGATTTTCGCTTTGTGGTTGTTCATGTACCTTAGGATGATGAGCTCTGCCTGA
- the LOC125509029 gene encoding uncharacterized protein LOC125509029 yields the protein MLLDNMTSRPGVHMCCDVKSNIYTAAVGISVGPSQAKRLGGILSQVEPGHTRTHIYLPPHLLALQTRRSPLKALNREAYQEGNTANKTGGMRRNTLLALASWLMLLLLALFITTTTASLPCQCCWIVEHPTRTCGHACCGDNCCPPAPPPSAR from the exons ATGCTCTTAGACAACATGACTAGTCGACCCGGGGTCCACATGTGCTGCGATGTCAAGTCCAACATATACACTGCGGCAGTCGGCATATCAGTCGGTCCAAGTCAAGCAAAGCGGCTGGGCGGCATCTTATCACAAGTCGAGCCAGGCCATACACGGACGCATATATACTTACCACCACATCTCCTTGCGTTGCAAACACGTAGATCTCCCCTGAAAGCTCTGAACCGTGAAGCATATCAAGAGGGGAACACAGCAAACAAAACAGGAGGCATGAGGAGGAACACTCTCCTTGCCCTGGCGTCCTGGCTCATGCTGCTTCTGCTTGCGCTCTTCATCACAACCACCACTGCTTCACTGC CGTGCCAGTGCTGCTGGATCGTGGAGCATCCGACGAGGACCTGCGGCCACGCCTGCTGCGGCGACAACTGCTGCCCGCCCGCTCCACCGCCGTCGGCACGCTGA